AATCCAACAAGCCTGGGAAGAACTGCAGCAAATGTATGAGGAAGGCAAGTCGTTGGATGTAGAGGTCACGGGAGTCAACAAAGGTGGCGTCACTGTTTCCTGCCTGTGTTTGCGAGGATTTATTCCGCGATCGCATTTGCTGGATCGGAGCGATTTAGATGCCTTAGTGGGAACCAGGCTTACGGTTAACTTCCTGGAACTCGACCCCGAAAACCGCAAGCTGGTGCTTTCCCAGAAAAAAGCAGTACAAGACACGCAGTTTAGCCAACTGGAAGTGGGTCAGCTGGTACAAGGGAAGGTATCTGGCATTAAACCTTTCGGTGTCTTTGTGGATCTCGACGGGATTACTGGTTTGCTGCATATCAAACAGGTTAGCCAAAATTTCGTCGATTCAATTGCGGATGTTTTTACGGTTGACCAACCCATCGCAGCTATGGTTATTCACCTAGATGCGACGAAAAACCGCATTTCCCTGTCTACCAAGTTGTTGGAAAATTATCCGGGTGAAATTTTAGAGAATATGGCAGAAGTCATGGCTTCGGCGGAAGCACGAGCGGAACGGGCTCGCAAAAAACACGATTTTGCGTAAGAAGCACGTTTCGAGCAATTGTAGCAAGATTTTGTAGGTAGCGATCGCGTTGCTCGTGGATGGGACAGGAGAACATGGGTTACAGGCGTCCTTCGTGGTAGCATTTGATGCTGCTGCAGGTAGCTGGTACCATTGTTTTTATGGTTTTTCTCTGGATATAGCCACCAGCGCGATCGCTATTGATTTGTCTGCTGCCTTTTCTGACAGCTCCTCGCTACGAGTGCCTCCGGGCAGGTAGGCAACAAAAAAAAGGGTACGCTGGCTAACGTACCCCTAGGTTTGGTTTCGTTACAACATCAAAGCTACATGCGAGGAGCGAAACCCTAAAATATTATTTTAACGGACTGTTCCCAGTCTGGCATCTGCATTAATCGGTTGCATGAAGTATAACCGCAAAAATTGCCAGCCATTGGAGGCGTATAATGGCAGTTTCCGGAGGAATTTCGAGAATTTGGGAGCATTGGATTTCTCGATTTCCGCTAGTTTGGCATTGTTTTCTACGCAAACATCCAAACTGCCATAGAAAGCCGGATGGTCAACGTTGAGAATTTCGGGAAATACGCGACCGGCGGTATCGTTGGTCCGACGAATGACATACTTATTGTATTCTTTGGCGTCGAGACCCAGTGCCTCGTAGAAACCAGCTCTTTGCTGGTCGTTTAGATACATGGTGCCAAACACCGCTACCAAGAAAAAGCGGCACCACAAACGCGCCTGTGGACCACGCAACACCTGCGGTTGGGAACGCATCAGGGCATCGAAAAAGTCGCCGTGGCGGTTTTCATCTTGACACCAGCCGCCAAACAACCGGAATAGGGGATAAAAACGGTTTTCTGGATGTTTTTCCAGGTGGCGATAGATGGTGATATAGCGCCAGTAGCCGATTTTTTCTGACAGGTAGGTGGCGTAGAAAATAAATTTGGGTTGGAAGAAGGTGTATTTCCGCTGTTTGGTCAAGAAGCCCAAATCCAAAGCCAGGTTAAAGTCGGACATGGATTTGTTCAGGAATCCGGCATGGCGCGCTTCATCCCGCGACATGAGGGTAAAGCATTCGGCGAGGATGGGATTTTTCTCCCGCAGACGCCTGCCTAGTTCTTTGTACAGCAGGAAGCCGGAAAATTCGGCAGTGCAGGAACGTTCGAGGAATTCCACGAACAAACGCTTGGTTTCTGGATCGACTTTTTCTTCCCAGGCTTGGTCGAACTCTTCGTCGCGAACGAAATGGTGGCGGTTGTAGTCGGCACGAAACTCTTCGAGAATGGCGCGCAGTTCCTCCTCGTTGGGAGAGAGGTTCATTTTCGCCATTTTATCGAAGTCGGTGGTGTAAAAGCGCGGGGTTAGTAGGGTTTCTTTTGCCGGGGCTTTCACGCCCGGTTTCATTTCTTCAAAAGATTTTTCGGCGGTCTGTGTCATACGTTGATCTCGCTTTTAATTGCTATAAAGGACGCGATCGCACTACAAAAAACAAACCCATCTCCAGCCAGGCTACTCGATGGGAAAAATGAAAACTAGGTTTATTTATTTCTCAGTTTAGCAGCGAGTTTTGGCTAGCCAAGGGGAATTCATGTTAAGACTTGTAACTTTATGTATAGTTAAGTAAAATTTTGAGGAGGCTCGTTATCAGTTTTTAGGCTGGTGGCGAACCGCTCTGGTTTTGCTGGCGATAGGCATCTTCGATTTCCTGACGTCGCTGGCGCAGGCGGATATCTTCCATTAGTTTGCGGTTGGCAGCCAGCAAATCGGCTACTAAACCAAAAATCCAAAACTGCACGCCGATGAGGATTAAAATGGTGGCTAGAATTAAGCTGGGAATGCGGGTGCGTTCGGTTCCCATTAGGAAATACACCAACCACCGCACCCCCAAGGCAAACCCCATGCTAAACGGAATGCTGCCGAAGAACAGAAAAAACCGTAGGGGTTTGTAGAGCATGAAGATGCGTAAAATGGTGAAAAGCGATCGCTGTACGTAAGAAAAAATACTTTTGACCAACCGCGACGGACGTAACATGGGGTTGGTACCTACAGGAACCGAGGTAACGGCGATGCCATTTTGACCGGCTTGGATGATGGTTTCTAAGGTATAGGTATATTGGTTGAATACGTTCAAGCGGATGGCGGCTTCGCGGCTAAAGGCACGAAAACCGCTTGGCGCATCGGGAACGGTGGTATTGCTGGCCAAACGAACGGCCCAACTGCCCAATTTTTGCAGTATTTTTTTAATGGGGGAAAATTCCTGGATATCGCTAATGGGTCGCGCGCCAACCACCATATCGGCTTTTCCCCGCAGGATGGGTTCGATGAGTTTGGGAATGTCTTCGCCACGGTATTGGTTATCGGCATCGGTGTTGACGATAATATCGGCACCAGCTTTTAAGGCGGCATCCACGCCTGCCATGAAGCCTCTGGCTAAGCCTTGGTTGTAGGGAAGCTGGACGATGTGGTCTACGTTATGCTCTTTAGCAACTTCCACCGTGCGATCGCTGCTACCATCGTCTATAATCAACCATTCCACGGTATCGATGCCTGGTACCTGGCGCGGTAGCGTTTCTAGGGTTAAACCTAGGGTTTGTTCTTCGTTGTAACAGGGAATTTGGATAATGAGTTTGGTCATGAGTTCCCCCGCAATGTGTTGTTTGGGTATAGCTAGGTCGTACCAACGAATACAAGTTGCCAGCTAAGGGTCAAACCGTCTAGCTACCGTTATCATAAACCCAAATGCACAAGCTGCTAGAAATCGCTCGGCTAGAATTGGTTATAGGCGCGCCAAAATTCTGAATGTCAAACCACCCCTAAAAATATTGACTTTGGATAACTTCGCGAACGAGCAAAGAAAATACTTAATTAGGAGGAAGGGAACGAACTTCCCGAAAACCATCGGAAAATTTCCAAATCGTTCCCGAAAAACGAAATATTAATTTCCTGCTTGTCGAGCTGCATTTTTACAGAGGTTGGCTGGCAAGCAGTGATAGTAAAGATATTAATTTTTGATAAAAAGGTTCAAGTTTGCCGAATTATTATTGTAAACTAAACAACGAGGTAGTAACAAAGACAAATTGGATGGGATTTTAGGTTGAGATCCGATCGATTAACTTAACAATCACGTTAAACATGACCAATTTTCTGGAGTACTTTAGCCGGTTCGTAGGATAGCAACAATCGCTCCGAGTATGGAAAATAAATATGGAAGTAAGAAAAAAAAGTATTTAATTGGTTTAAAAAAGTATTGTAGGCATCTTCAACTGCATTAATATAAATGTTACCCCTTGGATATAGACAATAGAAGCAAGTTGTTCTTGAAGGAGGATACAAATGGAAGAAACTATACGCATAGGTATTTCTTATAAAATCTCTTGGAAAAACCCAGTTCCTATGAGAGTTCAAAACTTTTATTATTCTTTAAAACATAAAGCCATATCTTATTTAGGAACGGAGAAATCAAACGGCAAGGTATTCTGTATTGGGTATAATAAAACGGGAACAACAAGCTTGGGAAGAGCTTTAGAAATGTTGGGATACAACAATAGTAGTTTTAACAAAAATATATTTGAAGACTACAAAAATGGAAAAATTCTAAACGTTTTAAAGTATACAGCCAAATTTGACTCCTGTGACGATCTACCTTGGCTGAAGGAAGATATGATTCCTATATTAGACCAAGTGTTTCCAGGGAGTAAATTCATCTACCTCAAAAGAAACGAAGAATCCTGGTTGAAATCCTACCAGAATTGGAGGCTACAAAGTTTCAACGAGCATATAGATCCAGAAAGAGCTTTAGAGGATTTTAGAAAACATAAAGATTTTGTTTTTCAGTATTTTAGCAACCGACCGGCTGAAGATTTTTTAGCTGTTGATATTGGGGATCCGGAAGGGTTTCAGAAAGTAGCACATTTTCTAAACAAAACAACTGAACGCAAAAGATTTCCACGTTTTAATAGAGGCAAATACCAAGAGTAAATCGGCGCTCCCCTCGTTTCTAGACATTGAGCAATGTTCAAAATATTTAGGGTTCGATACAACCTTCTGCTTCGTCTCTACGAAGGGTACCGAGGAGACTGGAAATAAAAATACATTGTTTTGGTTGGCTTTTATTTTTATGTCCCAGGGTAATACGACCCAACCGTCCTCCAATTGTTCCTTTATGGGTAAACTTTACACAATAAAAATTATTACAAGTACTCTTACTAGTTGAAAGCGTTGTATTATCAGTGTCAATTTCTAAAAATTCTGCATCGGCAGTTAGCGCTTGCCATAGGGGATCGGCACTAGAACGATGAACTGCATATTCTACCCGACTATTATTTTCTCGAAAGCTAACGAGCCAATCGCGTTTTTCTCGTTTAGCGTTAAACTTGGCACGCCGAAAGGCCTGATAGGCTTGAGCTTGGGCTCTACTAACCCGTTGTTGGATTAGTAGATTCTGCCAGCTAGGAATTGCGATCGCGGCAAATATGCCAATGAGAACAACGGCAACCAATGCTTCCACAAGGGAAAAACCAGAAGAAGTAGATAGCTTTGATGGCAAAAAACGCATTGTTCTTAATTCCCAATAAAATATTTTTTAAGAGAATTTTATAAAATTTTGTTTTTCTAGGGAGAGGGAGAGCAGCTACTATCTCCCTTATCCCTATGAAGAGCCCCCAATTTCGTGGTTATAAAAACACAGTATACTGGAGACGACTGTTCCTTGGGTTTAAAAGTAATGCGAGGTAGATTCTCTTCATCAATATCGTCCGATACGATACCATCGTGTTGAAATTCTATATTATTGCTCGATAGATTAGTTCTGCTATCATCGATCGCTATTTTTTCGGCATCGTTGGTTAGCTCTCGCCAAGAGGCAGTAGCATCAGAGTTATGTACGGAATATTCCACTTGACCGCTGTTGGTCCGAAATTCAACTTCCCAACTGCGTTTTTCTCGCTGAGCGTTGAAGCGTGCTTCCCGAAAAGCTTGATAAGCTTCTTCCTGCGCTCTACTGACACGCTGGTTACTCATCAGTCGCATCCAACTAGGTACTGCGATCGCGGCAAGAATACCAATGATAACAACGGCAACGAGAACTTCTACCATTGTAAAACCCGCCAAGGCGGATTTTTTTGAAATTTGGTTCCTCAAAAAATACATCATGAATCTTCTCGCTAAATGAGTTGGACTACCTGGGAATTTTGTTGGTAACGCCTCGACTCAGAACTTCCGTGCTTAAAGTTGGCAAAGAGCCATCGCTAGGCGATTCTACCCCTTCCTTACCATAAGAATTGCCGCGTAGGAACAAACTAACTCTCTTCTGAGTTGCTCCGCTACTTGCATCTCCGCTGCTGACACAAGCATGAAAGTTTCTCATATCAACATAAGTGTTACTATCATAGTCTGTATATCCTTTTAAAGTACTATCCGATGGTGTTATTTGGTAGCCTGTAGGGCAGTTAGCAGCTGCATCCGTTTCACCAGTAATTGCGTCAAGGGAGCGAGTATCCACGAAGTCTGTTAGAACCTCTGAATTCGCATTTCCGGTGCCACTCGTATTGGTTAAATCATTGCCACCGTTATCTTCCGGCCATTGGCGGTAGTTAGTACGCGGATCGCTAGGATCGGCATAACCAGCAACCGGATCTCCACTACTATTGTACCTTCCCAACTCGTAGCGAATAATACGACCTAATCCTTGCCAATCTTCGTTATTTCGATCGTTACGTCTCAAAAAGTAAACAACTAACGTCGGCGTTTTGCCAGAAGCACAGGGAATAGGTACTGTCGCATTATCTACGTCTGTAATATCATTTTGAATGGTATTATTAGCATCATCATTATCACTACAGTTGGTTTTCAAACTACTTGGTAAAGGCTCTAGTTTCCAAAATGCTAGTATAGGAACGCTATCTCCAGGAGCATTGTTAAGATAGTTGTTGCCGCTATCGAATATGCCAGCACACCCATCATCACTGTCTACACCATTATCATCTCCGTCCAAGCATTCCCCATCATAGACATATATGGCCGACTGTACGTCGTTAGATATATAATTTAAAGCTGCTTGCATCTCTTGTTGGGTTTCTGTCAGAACTTGTTCTCTGCGGTTGGTATTCAAAAGTTGGACCATAAATCCCAACAAAATAGTCACCATAATCACAGCAATGATTGCTGCGACTAGGATTTCAATAATAGTTAAACCTACTTGCCGACCCTGCCATGCCCCTCGCCAGCGTAATTGCTGAAGAATTTGCAGTAAAATCTTTAATAAAGAGTGCGATCGCCTTTCCATAATTTTCATCCTAAAATTTAGCAATTTTTACAACTTTATCGGCAGTTGTCCTACGACTATCAATTAATTCAGTAAATCTCGGTACCAGTTCAAAGACTCGCCGCTTTGAGCTTCGCTGTAAACAACATTTGTATATATAACAGCTAGCGGTTTTTCGGTTTGATCGCCAAATCCTTGAGTAGGGGTTAAAGATGCTTCCTGCGAATTGTTTTTGTTTAAATAATTATCTGTATGTATCTGTGCCAGATTGTTGTTGTTAAGGTTTTCTTCAGCTGCCATCGAATAAACTCTTACTCCCATAGGAAATGCCGTAACCAGCTCATTGGCGTCTTGTTGTTCCAGATTAGAGCGGAAAATTTGAACGAAGAAATCGGGTTCACAATCGCCGTTTACATCTACTTTCATAGCTTCATTAACAGCAGGCATCGAACTGGGATCGAAGCTAGAAAACCCATTACAACCACCATCTGAGTTGGAGTCTAGTACGTCATTACCATCCTGCCTGAAGAACCCATCAGAAGGCGCAGGAACATTTACTGGTTGATCTTCGTCGGCTTGCTTTGGTAGTTGAGCGTTACTATACTCCCCTTGCTCAACAATCCCGCGAATCCTGTCTGTATATTTTTGAGCGAGTTGCATAGCTTGCTCGGCTTTTCGGTTTTGCACCCTGGTGGCAACCGCTAGAAAGATAGGTGGCGTTACTGTGGAAATCGCAATTGTCAAAACGATAATAGCTACGAGGGATTCTAGGAGAGTAAGCCCCTCATTATTGGTATGAAAAGCCCTCCTTATAGAATGCAGACGTTTTTTTGAACGGGGGAATGTTTTTCCGAGCATTTTGACCTCCTAGACTTGAGATAAGGGTGGAGAGCAACTGCGCTTCTAATTCCATGATAAGCAACAATTTCGCCTATGTTTGCGATCTAGATCAGGAACAGTAGTTACTATTTGGATTATCATCAACACTGGGGTCGATGTGCTCGCTATCGTCTCCAAAAGTGGCGCAACGCAAAAGCTTCACATACGGATCCTCTAGTTCTGGTTCGGAGTAATATTCATTCCGAACGACAGAGGGAATCAGCAAACGCTTGGAAACTGGTCCTGGTTGAACCAATTGCAGAGCTACATCATATCCCCACCGGCGTCTTGGAGGTGCGTAATACCGAATAGCCTCATCATCAAGGTTGCTGATGGTATTCCCCTCATTGGGATCCCAACGGTCGGCATCGAAGGGGGCAGTTGCATAATTGCTGTAACTAAGCTGTAGCAAAGATCCCGCTAAGAATAAATCCCTTTGATTCCAGTCTTCTAGAAAGCGAGGAAAATTATGCAGTCCTCCAAAACTCTGCTGTGCGCGCGATGGTACCAGACCGCTAATCATGACGGTATTTACACGTTGCTCGTCCTCGCCAACTGTTAGAATGAAATCTCGCCAATCAGATGTAAAGTTGTAATAATCTTCTTGGTAGGCGCCACCGCTATAAGACGGTCGGGGGTTGTTATTCCCATCGGCTACAATCTGGATTGGAGAATCCAAATCCCCTTGAACTTCTCGATCCCATAGAGTTGGATCTTCAAAACCATCTGCCTGACCAATATTTTGGTTGAGATAGGAGGTTACTGGATAGGAAGTATCATCATTTACACCGTCGTGAGAACTTTGATCGACGCAACCATATACGTCGCCTTCCAGCTCGCTGCCGCGGTTTAATTCTTCTAATAAAGTTTCTAGATCGTCATCATTGCTGTTTGTAGCATCCCCCTGATCGCGCTCAAATCCTGTTGCAACGATCCCGTCTTCAATACTGCCATCACAGAAATTATTGGAAATGATAGTGACGGCATCGCTCAGAATTTCGCTATAACGCCACCAATCTCCAGATGCCGTTGCAAAGTTGGTATCGAGTTTTCCGTGTCCTTCATCTCCGCGATCGTAGAAGTTGCTCCAGTCATTCTCGCGGGTTTCTGTAAATTCTTCTAGCGTATCGCTACCATCGGTATGCAGATTAAAGTCTCCTTGAATATAAACAGGTTGATCGGAAATCAAAGATAAGCCATAGGCGGGATCGCTATCTGTAGTGTCTAACGTTCCATCATCGTTTACATCTCTACGCAAATCGGCACCATTTTTGACGCGGAATCCATAAGGACGACGATCGGGATCTGGGAAAAAGTCTACAGATTTTGCACTAATGTCCGTAGCGCTATCCAGAGGGGGATCGTGCTGATTGGTAGCATCATTAGCACAACTGACAATCTCGGCTGCCGAGTTGCAATCTGCCCAAGTATCGCTATCGTCTTCATCATGCACTGGTCGCAAGATCGCATCTTCACGTACCGCATCTTCGCGAAATGCATACACAAGACCGCCATCTTTGGGGTTGGTGTCGCTGGTATTGCCAGCCGCCAACCAGGTATCGCCATTAATAGTACCGTTATTATAATCAGAGCTACCATTGCGCAGCATATCGAGATCCATGTTGAGAACTCGAACGCTCATCTGCTCCCGACCGTTAAATAGGGCAGAATCTTTGAAAGCAACACGATACATGCTTTCGGTTTCATCTGTAGCAACGTGCTTAACTAGTTCGTACTGGCTGCAATTAGGACGGGCATCTTCGGGACAACCATCATCGTCGGGAGGAGTTGTTGAATAATCTACATCGGGAATGCTTGTTGTATAGGGCAGCGTCCAATTGGCTATAGCCTTAGGCATCAGAGCAATCTCTGCAATTTCTTCATCTTTTAGCTCTTCATAAATATTCGTTCCCGTTCCATTGACGTCTGTGATATAATCGTCGTCAGCGCGATCTCCTTGTTCTCCAAAAGCATCGCTATCATCCGCATCGTCATTCTTCGGGAAAATATATTGGAGAGCAGGATATTTGATATCAGTAGGACATAGTAGTTCTAAGCCGTTATCGCTCGTGCTTTGTCCTGTTTCCGTGTCTAGCGTGTCTCGATCGCAGCTGTAGTTACCGTCTCGGCGTCGGTCTCGTTCCACCTGTTCTTTGGTAGCTACCAAACGAGCTAGTTTCAGCAATGTCTCAGAGCCACCATTGCTTTTCAGTGCAGAAATAGCTGCTTCTGGAGAGGTACTACTGGCATCAAGCCCTAGATTAGCTAGTTCGCTATCCAATTCTTGCAATTTTTCGCTAGAACCATCTCCCCAATTGTCTTCGTTAGCATAATCGAAGGCATTCAAATAGGTGATGTTGTAAGCTAGCATACCTAGCATGAAGGAAGCACTTTGAATGGTGCTTCGATCGGCAATGCTCACACTCGAATCTAAGGCACGCCGTAAATTGGAAAAATTCCCCCATTTCACCATTAA
Above is a window of Geitlerinema sp. PCC 9228 DNA encoding:
- a CDS encoding S1 RNA-binding domain-containing protein, giving the protein MTPQPIQKDKFRAPFSQDDFAAALEEQNFAFQKGQAIEGTVFQHLAEGAYVDIGGKAPAFIPLREASLAPVEDLSEVLPLQEKREFLIIREENHEGQVTLSVRQLEIQQAWEELQQMYEEGKSLDVEVTGVNKGGVTVSCLCLRGFIPRSHLLDRSDLDALVGTRLTVNFLELDPENRKLVLSQKKAVQDTQFSQLEVGQLVQGKVSGIKPFGVFVDLDGITGLLHIKQVSQNFVDSIADVFTVDQPIAAMVIHLDATKNRISLSTKLLENYPGEILENMAEVMASAEARAERARKKHDFA
- the acsF gene encoding magnesium-protoporphyrin IX monomethyl ester (oxidative) cyclase, which codes for MTQTAEKSFEEMKPGVKAPAKETLLTPRFYTTDFDKMAKMNLSPNEEELRAILEEFRADYNRHHFVRDEEFDQAWEEKVDPETKRLFVEFLERSCTAEFSGFLLYKELGRRLREKNPILAECFTLMSRDEARHAGFLNKSMSDFNLALDLGFLTKQRKYTFFQPKFIFYATYLSEKIGYWRYITIYRHLEKHPENRFYPLFRLFGGWCQDENRHGDFFDALMRSQPQVLRGPQARLWCRFFLVAVFGTMYLNDQQRAGFYEALGLDAKEYNKYVIRRTNDTAGRVFPEILNVDHPAFYGSLDVCVENNAKLAEIEKSNAPKFSKFLRKLPLYASNGWQFLRLYFMQPINADARLGTVR
- a CDS encoding glycosyltransferase family 2 protein; the protein is MTKLIIQIPCYNEEQTLGLTLETLPRQVPGIDTVEWLIIDDGSSDRTVEVAKEHNVDHIVQLPYNQGLARGFMAGVDAALKAGADIIVNTDADNQYRGEDIPKLIEPILRGKADMVVGARPISDIQEFSPIKKILQKLGSWAVRLASNTTVPDAPSGFRAFSREAAIRLNVFNQYTYTLETIIQAGQNGIAVTSVPVGTNPMLRPSRLVKSIFSYVQRSLFTILRIFMLYKPLRFFLFFGSIPFSMGFALGVRWLVYFLMGTERTRIPSLILATILILIGVQFWIFGLVADLLAANRKLMEDIRLRQRRQEIEDAYRQQNQSGSPPA
- a CDS encoding sulfotransferase; this translates as MEETIRIGISYKISWKNPVPMRVQNFYYSLKHKAISYLGTEKSNGKVFCIGYNKTGTTSLGRALEMLGYNNSSFNKNIFEDYKNGKILNVLKYTAKFDSCDDLPWLKEDMIPILDQVFPGSKFIYLKRNEESWLKSYQNWRLQSFNEHIDPERALEDFRKHKDFVFQYFSNRPAEDFLAVDIGDPEGFQKVAHFLNKTTERKRFPRFNRGKYQE
- a CDS encoding prepilin-type N-terminal cleavage/methylation domain-containing protein, which encodes MRFLPSKLSTSSGFSLVEALVAVVLIGIFAAIAIPSWQNLLIQQRVSRAQAQAYQAFRRAKFNAKREKRDWLVSFRENNSRVEYAVHRSSADPLWQALTADAEFLEIDTDNTTLSTSKSTCNNFYCVKFTHKGTIGGRLGRITLGHKNKSQPKQCIFISSLLGTLRRDEAEGCIEP
- a CDS encoding type II secretion system protein; this encodes MAGFTMVEVLVAVVIIGILAAIAVPSWMRLMSNQRVSRAQEEAYQAFREARFNAQREKRSWEVEFRTNSGQVEYSVHNSDATASWRELTNDAEKIAIDDSRTNLSSNNIEFQHDGIVSDDIDEENLPRITFKPKEQSSPVYCVFITTKLGALHRDKGDSSCSPSP
- a CDS encoding type II secretion system protein; its protein translation is MLGKTFPRSKKRLHSIRRAFHTNNEGLTLLESLVAIIVLTIAISTVTPPIFLAVATRVQNRKAEQAMQLAQKYTDRIRGIVEQGEYSNAQLPKQADEDQPVNVPAPSDGFFRQDGNDVLDSNSDGGCNGFSSFDPSSMPAVNEAMKVDVNGDCEPDFFVQIFRSNLEQQDANELVTAFPMGVRVYSMAAEENLNNNNLAQIHTDNYLNKNNSQEASLTPTQGFGDQTEKPLAVIYTNVVYSEAQSGESLNWYRDLLN
- the hpsA gene encoding hormogonium polysaccharide biosynthesis protein HpsA codes for the protein MARYRRFLNSLQRSFIALFWAIAGLFVKAAKQIFTSKRHRCWQRDRARQRARFHRWQAAGFVLPTTALILVVLGFVVAALLIRTSTRMEEVILARKTQEIENAASPALDRARSKLEYMFSENESELPAGLPAESRLNGIMQSDRYNLPGETRINLDEDANTVENAWVYSEGDTRIAYSIIFNTPDSDDDNPLEDFSEDAVTNRAKALQVRNSPIFTSSQADRCEVEGGGVRVDEGWFRDPVSRAVFRKNFQINAIALVPQEDGTGELSSVGTIATIEMQQDRSADRGNKWGAWFLTDLEIFPGADMNWNGAMHTEGNLLLGGGEFNSFLISSENSCLFSEEFSELTAKETNNFQGQFGVGQIRDDSYEDDNITIDVHSDNAQGYSSKDINDSNDSINENADNSSPSDIFVDPVILATQDRAIARHRQEANTPPNVDWVRDGDWSTSTFNNRLFNPQNRPKPLVDDIYRADNRLGPKASYGNNKKYIIGEDTSDDGGADLSTKKAGQPTTINELVRNENTVEPTELGWDGYWERRARREGLRVIVSERLQLEDTSLGINPEDIGEDHINRQRITLQDKLGAAQATLFYHHTNTDSDDNIVDFPVAAMASTVHPGTAETLKRSATFEQLSFAADSDLWKDDTFGDDNNEILIDFFTGRGTNGWEFSTQFDFNGSTNSFPSDGSPDDTLSAALNNLANFAGDPKGAFPPTTQDANIHPYPLMVKWGNFSNLRRALDSSVSIADRSTIQSASFMLGMLAYNITYLNAFDYANEDNWGDGSSEKLQELDSELANLGLDASSTSPEAAISALKSNGGSETLLKLARLVATKEQVERDRRRDGNYSCDRDTLDTETGQSTSDNGLELLCPTDIKYPALQYIFPKNDDADDSDAFGEQGDRADDDYITDVNGTGTNIYEELKDEEIAEIALMPKAIANWTLPYTTSIPDVDYSTTPPDDDGCPEDARPNCSQYELVKHVATDETESMYRVAFKDSALFNGREQMSVRVLNMDLDMLRNGSSDYNNGTINGDTWLAAGNTSDTNPKDGGLVYAFREDAVREDAILRPVHDEDDSDTWADCNSAAEIVSCANDATNQHDPPLDSATDISAKSVDFFPDPDRRPYGFRVKNGADLRRDVNDDGTLDTTDSDPAYGLSLISDQPVYIQGDFNLHTDGSDTLEEFTETRENDWSNFYDRGDEGHGKLDTNFATASGDWWRYSEILSDAVTIISNNFCDGSIEDGIVATGFERDQGDATNSNDDDLETLLEELNRGSELEGDVYGCVDQSSHDGVNDDTSYPVTSYLNQNIGQADGFEDPTLWDREVQGDLDSPIQIVADGNNNPRPSYSGGAYQEDYYNFTSDWRDFILTVGEDEQRVNTVMISGLVPSRAQQSFGGLHNFPRFLEDWNQRDLFLAGSLLQLSYSNYATAPFDADRWDPNEGNTISNLDDEAIRYYAPPRRRWGYDVALQLVQPGPVSKRLLIPSVVRNEYYSEPELEDPYVKLLRCATFGDDSEHIDPSVDDNPNSNYCS